A segment of the Mesotoga infera genome:
TTCATACTGAAATTATACATCACCATTTCGCAGGCTTCAGCACAAGATACAAACGCCACAGAATACGTGAATGAACGTAAGCAACCTGAGAATCAGTCTTAACCGCGGTAAAGATGATGATATAATCTCTTGAGTAGTAACGTTTTCTGTCAACCAATACAGAGGGTTTGGAGGTGTAGTGATGTCCGGAAATGAAATCAAAAAGGAAGACGCTGCAATTCTTGAGAAGAATCTTAGAACGATTTCTACGAGGATTAGAAGGGAAGGAAGAAAGGTTCTGAGGGACTTCCCGATCACTCCGGCCCAATTCGATGTCCTTCAGGTTCTCTTCTTCAATGGAGAAAAGAGAATGAGTGACATCAGTCGCTGGCTTGGAATAACCAAGAGCACGACAACAGGTCTTGTTAAAAGGCTAATCGATGCTGATTTGGTAGAACGAAGACGCTCCGACAAAGATAGGAGATCGTTCATAATCGACATATCCGATTCCGGAAGAACACTTATAGAGAAAGTTATCGATAGAAGAGTGGAGTACCTGAAATCGGTAATGACTGAAATAAAGTCCGATCAGGTGAAGGCTCTCGAAGTAATTGTCAAGAATCTTCTGGAGATAATGGACTCCAAGAAAGCAAACGAATAATCGTCTGGAGGTAGTTTATGAAGAGAAAGAATATTATTATAACTGGACTGGTTCTTGTTTCCCTGGCAGCAACAATCTTTGCTAGCACAGTGAGGATAAAGGGAGACACAGTCCTGGGATCTCTGCAGAAAGAGGTCTTCACTTTCATTGGAAATGTCTTTATTAACAAAGACGGAGAAATCTACGTTGAGACTCCACTAGCAACTGCGACAAAGGGTACCACTGACTGGGAGAGTTTTGTCACTGAAGGCGAAACCTTTGTAAGATTCCAAACTGGTGAGGCGACCGCCTCTTCGCTTGACTACAATCTTGAGAACTCCACCGGCACATTGCTTGAAAATGTTGAAGCAGTAATTTACTCGAAAGAGGATGATGATAAGGACATATATGTCTACAAGACTGAGATTCTCAATTTCGATCAGAAGACAGAATACTATGAGGGTTTCGCAAAGGAAACCGGGGAAGCAACGCCCGACCTGATTTTCATTGACTACAAAGGCGATCTCAATGTCGATACGCTCTACTTCGAGTATTTTGGAGATACGGGACTCCTTAATTTGAGAGGAAATGTCTTTGTTGACGATTTCAAGAACAGTCGAAAAATTTGGGCCGCTGAACTGATATACGACACAAACGACG
Coding sequences within it:
- a CDS encoding MarR family transcriptional regulator — encoded protein: MSGNEIKKEDAAILEKNLRTISTRIRREGRKVLRDFPITPAQFDVLQVLFFNGEKRMSDISRWLGITKSTTTGLVKRLIDADLVERRRSDKDRRSFIIDISDSGRTLIEKVIDRRVEYLKSVMTEIKSDQVKALEVIVKNLLEIMDSKKANE
- a CDS encoding OstA family protein, with the translated sequence MKRKNIIITGLVLVSLAATIFASTVRIKGDTVLGSLQKEVFTFIGNVFINKDGEIYVETPLATATKGTTDWESFVTEGETFVRFQTGEATASSLDYNLENSTGTLLENVEAVIYSKEDDDKDIYVYKTEILNFDQKTEYYEGFAKETGEATPDLIFIDYKGDLNVDTLYFEYFGDTGLLNLRGNVFVDDFKNSRKIWAAELIYDTNDDSFEGKDVEIELVF